The following coding sequences are from one Candidatus Acidiferrales bacterium window:
- a CDS encoding DUF4382 domain-containing protein: MRISRNIVAIVSSFLLAVVSGCSGNMSNSQSNIPQMGTVFSEGTDAPPTLPSVVSFQVLVTGVTVNNSGGSIPVLQNPTQIDFAKLSGLHDLLDLQSVPNGNYDSVTISGSSAVIGYLDTSVSPPVLNTITATPGTFSVTVPLAKTLVVDPNDLVGILMDLDLAQTIVVQNGQVTGAITPTFDVRGLTADDSEAEIDCFRGGVTSIDTSSSSFAIQGERGRDWTVMTNANTMWDGNASFSALTTNSIVEISGKLDPVSHDIDADEVTILSQDHFFLGGLATAVIPPTPSPATQLQMYVRTELPNISSVAPIGAIDSLTLNGSEKYFIGDFHSPLTALLFNNTTLGPGQRLGIGGALTGSGNSQTLTVHRVTLERQGQEGTWVMGSTQILSGNTGTFQINDNYLAGVLLPAPLTIVSTQFTNYVNLSGLSALSGQGPFDLRVVGFILVNQQTNQAEMVARSVELLTSF, translated from the coding sequence ATGCGAATCTCAAGGAATATCGTAGCGATTGTCTCGTCGTTTTTACTGGCGGTAGTCAGCGGATGCTCGGGAAACATGTCGAATTCCCAGTCAAACATACCGCAAATGGGCACTGTCTTCTCCGAGGGAACCGACGCGCCGCCGACTTTGCCCAGCGTAGTTTCGTTTCAGGTGTTGGTTACTGGTGTCACGGTCAACAACTCTGGCGGCTCAATTCCTGTTTTACAGAATCCCACGCAGATCGATTTTGCCAAGCTCAGCGGCTTGCATGATCTTTTGGACTTGCAAAGCGTCCCGAATGGGAACTACGACAGTGTGACCATCAGCGGCTCTTCCGCCGTGATCGGTTATCTCGACACCAGCGTCAGTCCGCCCGTTTTGAATACGATTACCGCCACGCCGGGAACTTTTTCCGTCACGGTTCCGCTGGCTAAAACGCTTGTTGTCGATCCCAACGATCTCGTCGGCATTCTCATGGATCTCGATCTGGCCCAGACCATCGTAGTTCAAAACGGGCAGGTCACCGGTGCAATCACGCCCACTTTTGATGTTCGCGGGCTCACTGCCGACGACTCTGAGGCCGAAATTGACTGCTTCCGCGGTGGTGTTACTTCGATTGATACCAGTTCTTCGTCCTTCGCCATTCAGGGCGAACGCGGTCGCGACTGGACGGTGATGACCAACGCGAACACAATGTGGGACGGAAACGCATCATTTTCAGCACTCACCACGAATTCGATTGTCGAAATTTCCGGAAAGCTCGATCCGGTTTCCCATGATATTGATGCGGACGAAGTCACGATCCTCTCTCAGGATCACTTCTTTCTGGGAGGTTTGGCAACGGCCGTAATTCCGCCCACGCCGAGTCCAGCCACACAGTTGCAAATGTACGTGCGAACCGAGCTGCCAAACATTTCCAGCGTCGCGCCAATCGGTGCGATCGACAGTCTCACGCTGAACGGTTCCGAGAAATACTTCATTGGCGACTTCCACAGCCCGCTTACTGCGCTTCTTTTCAACAACACGACGCTGGGTCCGGGACAGCGCCTTGGAATCGGAGGCGCGCTCACCGGCTCGGGCAATTCGCAGACGCTCACCGTGCATCGTGTCACCCTGGAACGCCAGGGACAGGAAGGCACGTGGGTAATGGGAAGCACGCAAATTCTCAGCGGGAATACCGGAACGTTCCAGATAAACGACAATTACCTCGCGGGTGTTCTATTGCCCGCCCCGCTGACAATTGTTAGCACGCAGTTTACAAACTACGTCAATCTGAGCGGCCTTTCGGCGCTCAGCGGCCAGGGGCCGTTCGACCTCCGCGTTGTTGGATTCATTCTTGTGAACCAGCAGACGAATCAGGCGGAAATGGTCGCGCGTTCCGTGGAGCTCTTGACGAGCTTCTAA
- a CDS encoding BON domain-containing protein, producing MQRLTSVLLISMAIAAIAIGCAKQPGDAQLTTNIKAQLFSDPQTKDTNLEVAVKDGVATLSGTVPNNGARYEAYKIAASTPGVTKVEDQMNVQAPAESAQVTPAPVAPAPPRPAEEKKASRREAHPRKEHRTRAAHHTRSAPSQPALAPAKEPDASALPVARANAPAAQTPAPAQTPPPPQPITAQFAAGTTIQIQTIDSIDAGKNSPGDEFQASLATPLTSNGRVVVPAGANVYLRMVAASDAGKFKGRSVVQLQLVRLEFQGKEYPLVSDTYTDEGASRGKNTAEKVGGGAALGALIGAIAGGGKGAAIGGAIGAGGGGAVQAASKVKQVHISPETKIDFALQQPLNISYLPGGKNP from the coding sequence ATGCAAAGACTGACGAGCGTGCTTTTGATTTCCATGGCGATAGCCGCAATAGCCATTGGTTGTGCGAAGCAACCTGGCGACGCTCAGTTGACTACGAACATCAAGGCGCAGTTGTTCTCCGATCCGCAGACAAAGGACACAAATCTTGAAGTCGCCGTGAAGGATGGCGTTGCGACGCTTTCCGGCACTGTGCCAAATAATGGCGCGCGCTATGAAGCCTACAAAATCGCAGCGAGCACGCCGGGAGTTACGAAAGTAGAGGACCAGATGAACGTTCAAGCTCCGGCGGAGAGTGCGCAAGTGACCCCGGCTCCCGTCGCACCCGCGCCACCACGGCCCGCAGAGGAGAAAAAAGCGTCGAGGCGTGAGGCTCATCCACGGAAGGAGCACCGCACGAGAGCCGCGCACCACACAAGGAGCGCGCCATCCCAGCCTGCTTTAGCTCCAGCGAAGGAGCCAGATGCGAGCGCACTTCCCGTAGCGCGCGCGAACGCTCCTGCGGCCCAGACACCGGCACCCGCGCAAACTCCTCCTCCACCGCAACCGATAACCGCTCAGTTTGCCGCGGGAACGACAATTCAAATACAAACCATCGACTCGATCGACGCAGGAAAGAACAGCCCGGGCGATGAATTTCAGGCTTCGCTCGCCACACCCCTGACCTCCAACGGAAGAGTTGTAGTTCCGGCGGGAGCAAATGTCTATCTACGAATGGTGGCCGCGTCAGATGCAGGCAAATTTAAAGGCAGGAGCGTGGTCCAGCTCCAGCTTGTGCGGCTCGAGTTTCAAGGCAAGGAGTACCCGCTCGTTTCGGACACGTATACCGATGAGGGCGCCTCGCGCGGGAAAAACACAGCCGAGAAGGTCGGCGGCGGAGCTGCGTTAGGTGCGCTCATCGGAGCCATCGCCGGCGGCGGAAAAGGAGCGGCAATTGGCGGCGCGATTGGCGCTGGAGGAGGAGGCGCCGTTCAGGCCGCCAGCAAGGTGAAACAGGTGCATATTTCGCCGGAAACGAAGATCGATTTTGCGCTCCAGCAGCCGCTGAACATCTCTTATCTTCCCGGCGGAAAGAATCCTTAG
- a CDS encoding alpha/beta fold hydrolase, whose translation MTIAAAFWPRRMHFLGLATPRFFETEPGTRVRADCHWQRDPEQHPTLVLLHGLEGSSDSGYMLGTADKAFGAGFNVLRLNQRNCGGTEDLTPTLYNSGLSCDVRAVVQRLIEMDRLPEIFVAGFSMGGNLVLKMAGEFRTTAPSQLRAVAGVCPSCDLGVCADAIGAPRNRLYERHFVRRLKRRMRWKSELFPCMYPLNGLDKVRTVRQFDNEITAKFCGFRDADDYYARSSALQFLPEVRMPTLLVAAQDDPLIPFRSFEEGAWHDNQLIELESPPHGGHCGFISRWRGAERFWAEARIVEFCRQHSQLVPL comes from the coding sequence ATGACGATTGCGGCCGCTTTTTGGCCCCGGCGCATGCATTTTCTCGGACTCGCAACGCCGCGTTTTTTCGAGACCGAGCCCGGGACGCGCGTGCGTGCCGACTGCCACTGGCAGCGCGATCCCGAGCAGCATCCGACGCTCGTCCTCTTGCATGGCCTCGAAGGTTCCAGCGATTCCGGCTACATGCTGGGAACGGCCGACAAGGCTTTCGGCGCGGGCTTCAACGTCTTGCGCCTCAATCAGCGGAATTGCGGCGGCACCGAGGATCTAACGCCCACGCTTTACAATTCCGGCCTCAGTTGCGACGTCCGCGCCGTTGTGCAGAGACTGATCGAAATGGACCGTCTGCCAGAAATTTTCGTCGCTGGATTTTCCATGGGCGGGAATCTTGTCCTGAAAATGGCCGGAGAATTTAGAACCACGGCGCCATCGCAACTGCGAGCTGTTGCCGGCGTCTGTCCGTCATGCGACCTTGGCGTATGCGCCGACGCCATCGGCGCGCCGCGAAATCGCCTCTATGAGCGCCATTTCGTTCGCCGTTTGAAACGCCGCATGCGCTGGAAATCCGAACTCTTTCCCTGTATGTACCCATTGAATGGATTGGACAAGGTTCGCACTGTCCGTCAGTTTGACAATGAAATCACTGCGAAATTCTGTGGCTTTCGCGATGCCGACGATTACTACGCGCGGTCTAGCGCTTTGCAATTTCTGCCCGAAGTCCGCATGCCAACCCTTTTGGTCGCCGCCCAGGACGATCCGCTGATTCCGTTCCGCTCTTTCGAAGAAGGCGCCTGGCACGATAACCAGCTTATCGAGCTGGAAAGCCCTCCGCATGGCGGGCATTGCGGATTCATCTCGCGTTGGCGCGGCGCAGAGAGATTTTGGGCCGAAGCGCGCATCGTGGAATTCTGCCGCCAGCATTCGCAGCTCGTGCCCCTATAG